A single window of Dermacentor albipictus isolate Rhodes 1998 colony chromosome 1, USDA_Dalb.pri_finalv2, whole genome shotgun sequence DNA harbors:
- the LOC139054509 gene encoding uncharacterized protein, whose product MTTRQSILQDPVLLNQLNWRDLEDILLCEVFGSTRRDPLSANGLLNMDTMDAGVFRSYFRFEKNDISRLHNALRMPAVIKTAQRVTVPGEESLCITLRRLSYPNRLCDLEHLFGRHYSVISSVTNIVLSHIESNFKHLLKDVNSHSWLDIPTLEEFSQAVHSKGAPLDNCWGFIDGTARAICRPSTNQKMFFSGHKRTHAVKYQSIMCPNGIICQLNGPYFGSRHDAGILRISRTYEKLEKLVQGHSYCIYGDPAYPLRPLLLKPYSATSSSGHQLLFNKQMSKVRQAVEWGFGKIAGLFAFVDFRKNQKLYRQNLPQMYKVSALLANCHTCLYGSQVSTYFGLEPPALEMYLNLR is encoded by the exons ATGACAACACGGCAGAGCATCTTGCAAGACCCGGTGCTACTAAATCAACTTAATTGGAGGGACCTAGAGGACATTTTGCTGTGTGAAGTTTTTGGCAGCACACGGAGAGACCCGCTTTCGGCCAACGGACTTTTGAACATGGATACCATGGACGCTGGCGTTTTCAGATCGTATTTTCGGTTTGAAAAAAACGACATATCAAGGCTTCATAATGCCTTGAGGATGCCAGCTGTCATCAAAACAGCTCAACGAGTGACTGTGCCAGGAGAGGAGAGTTTGTGTATTACGCTACGCCGGCTCTCGTACCCCAACAGGCTGTGCGATCTGGAGCACCTTTTTGGGAGGCATTATTCAGTTATATCATCAGTGACGAATATCGTTCTTTCGCACATCGAAAGCAACTTCAAACACCTTTTGAAGGACGTTAACAGTCACTCCTGGCTTGACATCCCTACCTTGGAGGAATTCTCACAG GCCGTGCATTCCAAAGGTGCACCCCTGGATAACTGTTGGGGATTCATCGACGGCACCGCGAGGGCTATCTGCCGCCCGTCGACTAATCAGAAGATGTTTTTTTCCGGGCACAAGCGCACCCATGCAGTAAAGTACCAGTCGATCATGTGTCCAAACGGCATAATCTGCCAATTAAATGGACCGTACTTCGGCAGCCGACATGATGCAG GTATACTCCGAATAAGTAGGACCTATGAAAAACTAGAAAAACTTGTCCAGGGCCACAGCTATTGCATCTATGGTGATCCTGCATATCCCCTGAGGCCACTGTTGCTGAAGCCCTACAGCGCAACATCTTCTAGTGGGCACCAGTTGCTATTCAACAAGCAAATGAGCAAAGTGCGCCAAGCTGTTGAATGGGGTTTTGGCAAGATTGCTGGCTTATTTGCATTTGTTGACTTTCGAAAAAATCAAAAACTGTACCGCCAGAATTTGCCGCAAATGTACAAAGTAAGTGCCCTTCTGGCCAACTGCCACACCTGCCTCTATGGCTCACAGGTGTCAACTTACTTTGGTCTTGAGCCACCAGCCTTGGAAATGTACCTGAATTTGCGGTGA